A single window of Channa argus isolate prfri chromosome 12, Channa argus male v1.0, whole genome shotgun sequence DNA harbors:
- the LOC137137598 gene encoding ribonuclease Y-like encodes MYVQEHSFVKRDVDAADSGGEVLGSTQSSIFSASCTSMGLICGFAGLTVGLLIAVAVFYKYRRNRNNGRNGNYGGIARNEENKNQELVKLLTDLKGKLEDERDQIKPQLITLEGQREENRQKLQSVEKEITAREMTFDKPEELLKQKEKLLNEQWVLDQRKKDLEKHLLDNERLVEPIEIWHSKRPSSQ; translated from the exons gggATGTAGATGCTGCTGATTCAGGGGGAGAAGTTTTAGGTTCTACCCAGTCCAGTATTTTTTCTGCGTCCTGCACTTCCATGGGCTTGATTTGTGGCTTTGCTGGCTTGACTGTGGGTCTTTTAATAGCTGTTGCTGTCTTCTATAAATATAGAC GAAATCGCAACAATGGACGAAATGGCAACTATGGAGGAATcgccagaaatgaagaaaataagaacCAGGAATTGGTTAAACTACTGACCGATCTGAAGGGCAAACTGGAGGATGAGAGAGATCAAATCAAACCACAACTGATTACGTtagagggacagagggaggagaaCAGGCAGAAACTTCAGTCGGTGGAGAAGGAGATAACGGCGAGAGAGATGACATTTGATAAACCTGAAGAATTActgaaacagaaggaaaagCTGTTAAATGAGCAATGGGTGCTGGACCAGAGAAAGAAAGATCTTGAGAAACACCTGCTGGACAATGAGAGACTGGTGGAGCCAATAGAGATTTGGCATAGTAAGAGACCCAGTTCTCAATAA